Proteins from a single region of Harmonia axyridis chromosome 4, icHarAxyr1.1, whole genome shotgun sequence:
- the LOC123678827 gene encoding suppressor of hairless protein has translation MPHQYGLPGIAHGQSPPTPPPQQGAMYGGRFSGAVVPGGYREDRRLTREAMERYLRDRSDMVIVILHAKVAQKSYGNEKRFFCPPPCIYLFGDGWRLRQEQMAREGESEQSSQLCAFIGIGNSDQDMQQLDLNNGKQYCAAKTLYISDSDKRKHFMLSVKMFYGSGHDIGVFHSKRIKVISKPSKKKQSLKNADLCIASGTKVALFNRLRSQTVSTRYLHVENGHFHASSTQWGAFTIHLLDDNESESEEFQVRDGYIHYGSTVKLVCSVTGMALPRLIIRKVDKQQALLEADDPVSQLHKCAFYMKDTERMYLCLSQERIIQFQATPCPKEANKEMINDGACWTIISTDKAEYQFYEGMGPVRSPVTPVPIVHSLHLNGGGDVAMLELTGDNFSPSLQVWFGDVEAETMYRCQESMLCVVPDISQFRGEWLWVRQPTQVPVSLVRSDGIIYATGLTFTYTPEPGPRPHYGPADDVMRTGTIQQQNPEHSWSQQHAGNMH, from the exons ATGCCCCATCAATATGGGCTGCCTGGGATAGCCCATGGACAATCACCCCCAACACCACCACCCCAACAGGGGGCAATGTACGGAGGTAGGTTTTCTGGAGCAGTTGTGCCTGGGGGATACAGAGAAGATAGGAGGCTGACAAGGGAAGCTATGGAGAGGTATCTACGCGATAGATCAGACATGGTTATTGTTATACTCCACGCCAAAGTAGCCCAGAAGTCCTATGGTAACGAGAAACGTTTTTTCTGTCCACCCCCCTGTATATACCTCTTCGGAGATGGTTGGAGACTGAGACAGGAACAGATGGCCAGGGAGGGTGAGTCCGAACAGTCCTCTCAGCTGTGTGCGTTCATAGGAATCGGTAACTCCGACCAAGACATGCAACAATTAGACTTGAACAATGGGAAACAGTATTGTGCTGCGAAAACTTTGTACATATCAGATTCCGATAAACGGAAACATTTCATGCTGTCTGTGAAGATGTTCTACGGTTCAGGACATGATATCGGTGTGTTTCATAGCAAAAGGATCAAAGTTATTTCTAAACCCTCCAAGAAAAAACAATCTTTAAAGAACGCTGATTTGTGTATAGCTAGTGGTACTAAGGTGGCACTTTTTAATCGGTTAAGGTCACAAACTGTAAGTACAAGGTATCTGCATGTGGAAAACGGACATTTTCATGCCAGTTCTACTCAGTGGGGTGCTTTTACGATACATCTACTTGATGACAATGAGTCGGAAAGTGAGGAGTTTCAAGTGAGAGATGGGTACATACACTATGGGTCCACTGTTAAATTAGTTTGCTCAGTCACCGGTATGGCTTTGCCCAGATTGATAATCAGGAAG GTGGATAAACAGCAGGCTCTTCTTGAAGCTGACGATCCTGTTTCCCAACTCCACAAATGTGCCTTCTACATGAAGGACACAGAGCGAATGTACCTGTGCTTATCTCAGGAAAGGATAATACAGTTTCAGGCTACCCCATGCCCAAAGGAAGCCAATAAGGAAATGATAAATGACGGGGCATGCTGGACCATCATTTCTACTGATAAGGCCGAATATCAGTTCTACGAGGGAATGGGGCCTGTCCGGTCACCTGTAACACCCGTCCCTATTGTACATAGTCTTCATTTGAATGGTGGTGGTGATGTTGCTATGTTAGAGTTGACCGGAGATAATTTTTCTCCTTCCCTTCAAGTTTGGTTTGGTGATGTTGAAGCGGAAACTATGTATAGATGTCAG GAATCCATGCTGTGCGTTGTTCCTGACATATCCCAATTTAGAGGAGAATGGCTGTGGGTGCGGCAACCAACCCAAGTACCTGTTTCTCTGGTAAGATCTGATGGTATTATTTATGCTACAGGCTTAACCTTTACCTACACGCCTGAGCCTGGCCCAAGGCCTCACTATGGTCCAGCAGACGATGTGATGAGGACGGGGACCATACAGCAACAAAATCCTGAACACAGTTGGAGTCAGCAACATGCAGGGAACATGCATTGA